TCCCCGGCGATCCCGGCGCCGCCTTCCCCGTGCGGTGGGAGATCGCCGCAGACGACGGCTTCCGCAGCGTCGTGCGGCGGGGCGAGGCCGCGGCGCTCGCCGAACTCGGCCACTCCGTTCATGTGGAGGTGGAGGGACTGGAGCCCGGCCGCGACTACTGGTACCGCTTCCACGCCGCCGGCGCGACGAGCCCCGTCGGCCGCACGCGCACCGCCCCCGCCCCCGGCGCCCTGCCCGACCGCTTGGATTTCGTCTTCGTCTCCTGCCAGCACTACGAACGCGGCTGGTACACCGGCTTCCGCCACATGGCCGCCGAGTCGCCCGCCCTCGTCGTCCACCTCGGCGACTACATCTACGAGAGCGGCCCCGGCGCCGGGGACAACCTCGTGCGACGCCACGACACGGAGGAACCGCGCACGCTCGACGGCTACCGCGCGCGCTACGCCCTATATAAAAGGGATCCCGACCTCCAGGCCGCGCACGCCGCCGCCCCCTGGGTCTTCACCCCCGACGACCACGAGGTCGACAACGACTGGGCCGGCGACCACAACACCGAGGACATGACCCAGGAGGCGTTCCTCGCGCGCCGCGCCGCCGCCTTCCAGGCCATGTACGAGCACTTCCCCCTGCGGCGGACATCGCTCCCGGCCGGCCCCGACGCGCAGTTGCACCGCCGCCTCGACTTCGGCTCGCTGATGCGCCTCCACGTCCTCGACACGCGGCAGTACCGCACCCTCCAGCCCTGCGGCGGCCGCCGGCAGCCGCCCTGCGCGGAACAACGCGCGGAAGGCGCCACCATCCTCGGAACCCGGCAAGCCGACTGGCTGCTCGACGGCCTCGACTCGTCGCCCGCCCGCTACAACGTCCTCGCCAACCAGGTCTTCATGGCCCGCCTGCTGGAGGGCGATGAGACTCTGACCCTCCCCATGGACAAGTGGGACGGCTACCCCGCCGACCGCGACCGCCTCATGACCTTCCTCCACGAGCGCCGCCCCTCCAACCCCGTCGTCCTGACCGGCGACCTCCACACCAACTGGGTCAACGACCTCAAACTCGACTTCGAGCGCGCGGATTCTCCGACGGTCGGCACCGAATTCGCCGGCACCTCCATCAGCTCCAGCGGAGACGGCGTGGACATGGCTCCCCAGGGAGAGAACGCCATGGGCCACAACCCCCACATCAAGTTCTTCAACGCCCAGCGCGGATACGTCCGCTGCCGCCTCTCCCCCGCCCGCCTCCGCACCGACTTCCGCGTCATGCCCTACGTCACCCGCCCCGACGCCCCGATCGCCACGCGCGCGAGCTACGTCGTTGAGAACGGAACTCCCGGCGCCCGGGAAACTTGAACCCGCCGCGCGGTGTCCTTAGGATGGACGCGACCCGGCGCCCGACCCTCCGCCCAAGCGGAACGGTCGCGCGCCGGTCTTCTTCGGGGCCCGTAGCTCAGCCTGGTTAGAGCGCACGCCTGATAAGCGTGAGGTCGGTAGTTCAAATCTACCCGGGCCCACTCTCCCACCACCGGATCCAATCCCCACCCGCGCCTCGATCCCAGACCCGACCTCGCGGACGGCCACGTCGACAGGTGCAGCATCATGTTCCGCCCTGGGCGGCGAACGGGTAGGTGAACGAAGTTCAGTCGTCGCCGCCTTCCTCCGCGTGGCGCCGGGCGATCCGCTCCAGTTTCGGCCCGATGGACGTCATGACCGCCGCGAACAGCACCACGACCCAGCCCGCCGAGAGGATGAGGTGGATGCCGACGAGCCCGCGGGCGCCGACGGACACCGGGGCGATAGTCGCGAAGTCCTGGGCGAGGCCGGCGAAGAAGGAGAAGAACAGCCAGTCGACGATTCCCGTGCCGGCGTCGGAGAACGCCCCCGGACTGAAGTGTTCCAGCATGCCGTAGAATCCGGCGAACAGGATGATGATCGTCACGTAGCCGATCGCGAACCCGCCGATCGGGACCCACATGACGCGCAGGTAGGCGGAGAGGCCGCTGTACACACGAAACCGCGGCCGGAACCAGATGATCGCCGCGCGCCCGAAAACGAAGAACGCCGCCGTGACCGTCAGTTCAAGGAGCAGCAAGCCGGCCGCGATCCCCAGGCCGGCGCCGATGCCCAGGCCGGGGTCGGCCGCCATCAACCCCACGACGATCGCGCCACCCGCATAGCCGACGGTGGGGACGGTGGCGAACACCAGCCGCCAGGGAGGGCGGGTGTCGCGCCAGCCCGCGGCGCGGTGGCTGAGGAGGCCGGCGGAGAGCGCCACCCAGGGCACGAACAGGAAGATGTCCACGAAGAGCGACGGTTCCGATAGCGCATAGATGGCGGGCAGGAGCCCCAGCGCGAGAAGGACGGATACGAACACGGTCTCCCGGAGCGCGTCCCGATACCCCGAGAACGAGGTTCCGCCGACCTCATCCAGCAGGTCTTCGCCGTGGATCAGTCCGACGCCCAGCGCGAGGACCGGCGACATGGCGATCGCCCCGCTGGTGACCGCTACCGTGGAGGCGAACACGGCGCCGATCCCGACCAGGGCGCCGACGAGGATGCCGGTCCACGGCCTCGGCCCCCGGTTCCCGCTGAGACCGACCGCCGCACCGATGGCGAGACCACAGCCGGTGCCGACCGCGACGCCGGCGTTGCTCCCCGCCGTCGCGTAGCCGAAGGGAACGACGATGACCGCGACGGCGGCCGCTATCCGCACGGCCAGCCAGATCAAGTCTCAGCTCCGGCCAGCGTGTTTGTGGCTGTCATGGCACACCTCGTTGTGCGAGGTGAGTTTTGCGCGACGGCGAGCCTAAGGTGA
This portion of the Candidatus Palauibacter australiensis genome encodes:
- a CDS encoding alkaline phosphatase D family protein; this translates as MTTRRDFLAAWSRSAALCALAPLPFAQFGPVARANGGGIRVSGGGSASVDRFPFELGVASGEPAADGVVLWTRLLALPGDPGAAFPVRWEIAADDGFRSVVRRGEAAALAELGHSVHVEVEGLEPGRDYWYRFHAAGATSPVGRTRTAPAPGALPDRLDFVFVSCQHYERGWYTGFRHMAAESPALVVHLGDYIYESGPGAGDNLVRRHDTEEPRTLDGYRARYALYKRDPDLQAAHAAAPWVFTPDDHEVDNDWAGDHNTEDMTQEAFLARRAAAFQAMYEHFPLRRTSLPAGPDAQLHRRLDFGSLMRLHVLDTRQYRTLQPCGGRRQPPCAEQRAEGATILGTRQADWLLDGLDSSPARYNVLANQVFMARLLEGDETLTLPMDKWDGYPADRDRLMTFLHERRPSNPVVLTGDLHTNWVNDLKLDFERADSPTVGTEFAGTSISSSGDGVDMAPQGENAMGHNPHIKFFNAQRGYVRCRLSPARLRTDFRVMPYVTRPDAPIATRASYVVENGTPGARET